One stretch of Microvirga lotononidis DNA includes these proteins:
- a CDS encoding NuoB/complex I 20 kDa subunit family protein encodes MGLISDTQSTLVAPAPWGVIDPNTGKPVGSTDPYFVSINEELSDKGFLVTSTEDLITWARTGSLMWMTFGLACCAVEMMQMSMPRYDVERFGFAPRASPRQSDVMIVAGTLTNKMAPALRKVYDQMPEPRYVISMGSCANGGGYYHYSYSVVRGCDRIVPVDIYVPGCPPTAEALLYGVLLLQKKIRRTGTIER; translated from the coding sequence ATGGGATTGATCTCCGATACCCAATCGACCCTGGTCGCTCCCGCGCCGTGGGGCGTCATCGACCCGAACACGGGCAAGCCGGTCGGATCGACGGACCCTTATTTCGTCTCCATCAACGAAGAGTTGTCCGATAAGGGCTTCCTCGTGACCTCGACCGAGGACCTCATCACCTGGGCGCGCACCGGCTCGCTCATGTGGATGACCTTCGGCCTAGCGTGCTGCGCCGTCGAGATGATGCAGATGTCCATGCCGCGCTACGACGTCGAGCGGTTCGGCTTCGCGCCGCGCGCCTCCCCGCGTCAGTCCGACGTGATGATCGTGGCCGGGACGCTCACCAACAAGATGGCTCCCGCCCTCCGCAAGGTCTATGACCAGATGCCGGAGCCGCGCTACGTCATCTCCATGGGCTCATGTGCCAATGGCGGCGGTTATTATCACTATTCCTATTCCGTGGTTCGTGGCTGCGACCGGATCGTGCCGGTCGACATCTACGTGCCGGGCTGCCCGCCGACGGCCGAGGCGCTCCTGTATGGAGTGCTGCTTCTGCAGAAGAAGATCCGCCGGACCGGCACCATCGAGCGCTGA
- a CDS encoding NADH-quinone oxidoreductase subunit A: MTNLLADYLPLVIFIGVSLLIGVALLVAPFIVAYSRPDTEKLSAYECGFNAFDDARMKFDVRFYLVAILFIIFDLEVAFLFPWAITFGNLGWFGFISMMMFLGVLTVGFIYEWKKGALEWD, from the coding sequence ATGACGAATCTCCTCGCCGACTACCTGCCTCTCGTAATCTTCATCGGCGTATCGCTCCTGATCGGGGTGGCGCTGCTCGTGGCTCCGTTCATCGTGGCCTACAGCCGTCCCGATACCGAGAAGCTGTCCGCCTACGAGTGCGGTTTCAATGCCTTCGACGATGCCCGCATGAAGTTCGACGTGCGGTTCTACCTCGTCGCCATCCTTTTCATTATCTTCGACCTCGAAGTGGCATTCCTGTTTCCCTGGGCGATCACGTTCGGGAACCTTGGCTGGTTCGGCTTCATCTCCATGATGATGTTCCTGGGCGTCCTGACGGTCGGATTCATTTACGAGTGGAAGAAGGGGGCCCTTGAATGGGATTGA
- a CDS encoding low affinity iron permease family protein — translation MLTSRLFTSFSNWVAQVAGRPMTFGVSLLIILVWALSGPLFGFSDTWQLVVNTGTTIVTFLMVFLIQNTQNRDGAAIQAKLDELIRASAAQNVFIGIEHLTQEELDEIRAKCEAKAKAEAAAGQAEAAANRKAAKAAEKATS, via the coding sequence ATGTTGACGTCTAGATTGTTCACGAGTTTCTCCAATTGGGTCGCCCAGGTAGCGGGTCGGCCCATGACCTTTGGTGTCAGTCTCCTTATCATCCTGGTTTGGGCTCTCAGCGGCCCGTTGTTCGGGTTTTCCGATACCTGGCAGCTTGTCGTGAATACCGGGACGACGATCGTCACCTTCCTGATGGTGTTCCTGATCCAGAATACGCAGAATCGTGACGGCGCGGCCATTCAGGCCAAGCTCGACGAGCTGATCCGGGCCAGTGCGGCTCAAAACGTGTTCATCGGTATCGAACACCTGACCCAGGAAGAGCTCGACGAGATTCGGGCCAAGTGCGAGGCGAAGGCCAAGGCCGAGGCTGCCGCAGGGCAGGCCGAGGCCGCAGCCAACCGAAAAGCGGCGAAAGCGGCGGAAAAGGCCACATCCTAA
- a CDS encoding MerR family transcriptional regulator, translated as MDKSPDAFRTISEVAEDLDVPQHVLRFWETRFSHIKPLKRGGGRRYYRPDDVDLLKGIRHFLYGEGYTIKGVQRILKEEGVRFVQAVGRGEQSASALPAGGAQPAVEDKAPSTGPNLDEEEDSDRLPPREGLSPEALHGLRAALEDLYECDRVLSSLKGAGEAPVGE; from the coding sequence ATGGACAAGAGCCCCGACGCATTCCGCACGATCAGCGAGGTCGCCGAAGATCTCGATGTTCCTCAGCATGTGCTGCGCTTCTGGGAGACCCGTTTCAGTCATATCAAGCCGCTGAAACGCGGCGGCGGACGGCGCTATTACCGCCCGGACGATGTCGACCTGCTCAAGGGGATTCGCCACTTCCTCTACGGCGAAGGCTATACGATCAAGGGCGTGCAGCGGATCCTGAAAGAAGAGGGGGTGCGCTTCGTCCAGGCGGTTGGACGCGGCGAACAGAGCGCCTCGGCGCTGCCTGCCGGCGGCGCGCAGCCGGCCGTTGAGGATAAAGCGCCATCGACGGGTCCCAACCTCGATGAAGAGGAGGATTCAGACCGTCTTCCTCCTCGGGAAGGGCTGTCGCCGGAGGCGCTCCATGGGCTCCGAGCCGCCCTCGAGGATCTCTACGAATGCGACCGGGTTCTGTCCTCCCTGAAAGGCGCAGGCGAGGCTCCGGTAGGCGAGTGA
- a CDS encoding integration host factor subunit alpha translates to MAGKTITRADLSEAVYQKVGLSRTESAELVERVLAEICDSLAAGETVKLSSFGSFIVRSKGERVGRNPKTGVEVPIDPRRVMVFKPSNVLKAHINGETFEGED, encoded by the coding sequence ATGGCTGGCAAGACGATAACGAGAGCGGACCTGAGCGAGGCCGTCTATCAGAAGGTGGGGCTCTCGCGGACCGAATCGGCTGAATTGGTGGAGCGGGTCTTGGCCGAGATCTGCGACAGCCTGGCCGCCGGCGAGACCGTCAAGCTGTCGTCCTTCGGGTCCTTCATCGTGCGCAGCAAGGGAGAGCGGGTCGGCCGCAATCCCAAGACCGGCGTCGAGGTTCCGATCGATCCCCGCCGCGTCATGGTTTTCAAGCCCTCGAACGTCTTGAAGGCGCATATCAACGGCGAGACCTTCGAAGGCGAGGATTGA
- a CDS encoding beta-ketoacyl-ACP synthase III, with the protein MKRIRSVVRGVGSYLPRRKLTNQDLEKLVDTSHDWIVQRTGIEARHIADDDETTSVLGIKAAEAALADAGLRAEDIDLVICATSTPDYTFPSTATMIQTGIGMTHGAAFDLQAVCTGFVYAVATADKFLQSGSHKRALVVGAETFSRILDWNDRTTCVLFGDGAGAIVLEAQEGEGTSSDRGVLTSHLRSDGRYRDKLYVDGGPGSTKTTGVLKMEGREVFKFAVGMVADVVQDAFKATGTSPEELKWFVPHQANKRIITASADKLGIAPEKVVITVNRHGNTSAASIPLALDTARKDGRIRDGDLVMIEAIGGGFTWGSALIRW; encoded by the coding sequence TTGAAACGTATTCGTTCCGTCGTACGCGGCGTCGGCTCGTATCTGCCGAGGCGTAAACTGACAAACCAGGACCTTGAGAAGCTGGTGGACACTTCGCACGACTGGATCGTGCAGCGGACCGGCATCGAGGCGCGCCACATCGCTGACGACGACGAGACTACATCGGTGCTTGGGATCAAGGCGGCGGAGGCAGCCCTAGCCGATGCCGGGCTTCGGGCCGAGGATATCGATCTGGTCATCTGTGCGACCTCGACGCCGGATTACACCTTCCCCTCGACCGCCACGATGATCCAGACCGGCATCGGCATGACCCATGGGGCAGCCTTCGATCTCCAGGCCGTCTGCACGGGTTTCGTCTATGCGGTGGCGACGGCGGACAAGTTCCTGCAATCCGGTTCGCACAAGCGCGCCCTCGTTGTCGGTGCCGAGACCTTTTCCCGCATTCTCGACTGGAACGACCGCACCACCTGCGTGCTGTTTGGCGACGGCGCGGGAGCTATCGTGCTGGAGGCCCAGGAGGGGGAGGGCACGTCCTCCGATCGAGGCGTCCTGACCTCTCACCTCCGGTCCGACGGTCGCTACCGGGATAAGCTCTATGTCGATGGCGGTCCCGGTTCGACGAAGACGACGGGCGTTCTGAAGATGGAGGGGCGCGAAGTCTTCAAGTTCGCCGTTGGCATGGTGGCCGATGTCGTACAGGATGCCTTCAAGGCGACCGGCACGAGCCCCGAGGAGCTGAAGTGGTTCGTGCCGCACCAGGCCAACAAGCGCATTATCACGGCTAGCGCGGACAAGCTCGGCATCGCGCCGGAGAAAGTCGTCATCACCGTCAATAGGCACGGCAATACATCGGCAGCTTCGATTCCCCTCGCGCTGGACACTGCTCGAAAGGACGGGCGGATCAGGGACGGGGACCTCGTCATGATCGAGGCGATCGGCGGCGGCTTCACCTGGGGCAGCGCGCTGATCCGTTGGTAA
- the plsX gene encoding phosphate acyltransferase PlsX — MPKPVRISLDAMGGDHGPSIVIPGAALALERHPDLRFLMFGNEAIVAPLLKAHPKLKEATELRHTDIAIAMDEKPSQAIRMGRGKSSMWRAVQAVRDGEADAAVSAGNTGALMATAKVCLKTMAHIERPAIACMWPTLRGESIVLDVGATIGADAGHLVDMAIMGAAMARIVFDLDRPTVGLLNVGTEEIKGIEAVKEASRILKDANLPHLDYRGFVEGDDLGKGTVDVVVTEGFTGNIALKTAEGTAKQIAQYLRSAMSRTLMAKIGYLFAKQAFNALRDKMDPRKVNGGVFLGLEGVVVKSHGGTDDLGFASAIDVAYDMAHFELMNTIRSMLDHDPVGHSA, encoded by the coding sequence ATGCCGAAGCCGGTGCGTATTTCGCTTGATGCGATGGGGGGCGATCACGGTCCGTCCATCGTGATCCCGGGCGCAGCCTTGGCCTTGGAGCGGCATCCGGACCTCCGCTTCCTGATGTTCGGCAATGAAGCGATCGTCGCGCCCCTTCTGAAAGCTCATCCCAAGCTGAAGGAAGCGACCGAATTGCGCCATACCGACATCGCCATCGCCATGGACGAGAAACCGAGCCAGGCCATCCGGATGGGGCGGGGGAAATCGTCCATGTGGCGGGCCGTCCAGGCTGTCCGGGACGGGGAGGCGGATGCAGCCGTGTCGGCGGGCAATACCGGGGCCCTGATGGCGACTGCCAAGGTCTGCCTCAAGACCATGGCCCATATCGAGCGCCCGGCCATCGCCTGCATGTGGCCGACCTTGCGCGGGGAAAGCATCGTGCTTGATGTCGGCGCGACGATCGGGGCGGATGCGGGACATCTGGTGGATATGGCGATCATGGGGGCCGCCATGGCTCGGATCGTATTCGACCTGGATCGCCCGACCGTCGGGCTCCTGAATGTCGGTACGGAAGAGATTAAGGGCATCGAGGCCGTCAAGGAGGCAAGCCGGATCCTAAAGGACGCGAATCTCCCGCATCTGGATTATCGCGGCTTCGTCGAAGGAGACGATCTCGGCAAAGGCACCGTCGATGTGGTCGTGACCGAAGGGTTTACGGGCAACATTGCCCTGAAGACCGCCGAGGGAACGGCGAAGCAGATCGCCCAGTACCTGCGCTCGGCCATGAGTCGCACCCTGATGGCCAAGATAGGCTATCTCTTCGCGAAACAGGCCTTTAATGCTCTCCGGGACAAAATGGATCCCCGCAAGGTCAATGGCGGTGTCTTCCTGGGCCTCGAAGGCGTCGTCGTCAAAAGCCACGGCGGCACGGACGATCTAGGCTTCGCCAGCGCCATCGACGTCGCCTACGACATGGCGCATTTTGAATTGATGAACACAATCCGGAGCATGCTCGACCATGACCCGGTTGGCCACTCGGCCTGA
- a CDS encoding YceD family protein: MTPETVGPLSRLIDVMKIPPRGQEVHVEATAEECAALAKDFGLPGIQALSGDYQLKASAKGIHVTGVVKASITQVCVTSLEPFDSTMEEEVEVDFAEPSGMPAEPPTDINEYEPPDEIVNGQIDLGALTAEFLALGLDPYPRKPGVDFSYQDPADAKDSPFASLNRLKGSQ; encoded by the coding sequence ATGACACCGGAAACCGTGGGACCCTTGTCGCGGCTGATCGACGTCATGAAGATCCCGCCCCGGGGGCAGGAGGTCCATGTGGAGGCGACGGCCGAGGAATGCGCCGCGCTGGCAAAGGACTTCGGGCTGCCGGGGATCCAGGCCCTCTCCGGCGACTACCAGCTGAAGGCCTCGGCCAAGGGCATCCATGTGACGGGCGTGGTCAAGGCCTCGATCACGCAGGTCTGCGTCACGTCCCTGGAGCCCTTCGATTCCACGATGGAGGAAGAGGTCGAAGTCGATTTCGCTGAACCGTCCGGGATGCCGGCGGAACCGCCCACCGATATCAACGAATATGAGCCCCCGGACGAGATCGTGAACGGGCAGATCGACCTCGGTGCGCTCACGGCCGAGTTCCTGGCTCTCGGCCTGGATCCCTATCCCCGGAAGCCCGGCGTCGATTTCAGCTACCAGGATCCCGCCGATGCAAAGGATTCTCCATTCGCGTCCTTGAACAGGCTCAAGGGAAGCCAATAG
- a CDS encoding ubiquinol-cytochrome C chaperone family protein, with protein sequence MIFSLFRKDPRRTTIATLYKRIATASRAPGLYAALGIPDTLEGRFEALSLHMVLVLRALRQLPQPADEVAKDLTDAFFRDMDASLREMGVGDTVVPKRMKKVAESFYGRAHAYDAPLNADDGEALALAFGRNVYGGEAPAGPLARYAFAADRGLKAMDLDTLLETGPTFPEPETFA encoded by the coding sequence GTGATCTTCAGTCTCTTCCGCAAAGACCCCCGACGCACCACCATCGCGACCCTCTACAAGAGAATCGCGACGGCGTCCCGTGCTCCCGGGCTCTATGCGGCACTTGGCATTCCCGACACCTTGGAAGGGCGGTTCGAGGCGCTGTCGCTGCATATGGTGCTGGTCCTGCGCGCCCTGCGCCAGCTCCCGCAGCCCGCGGATGAGGTGGCCAAGGACCTGACGGATGCCTTCTTCCGGGACATGGATGCGTCCTTGAGGGAAATGGGCGTCGGCGACACGGTCGTGCCGAAACGCATGAAGAAGGTCGCGGAATCCTTCTACGGACGGGCTCACGCCTATGACGCTCCCCTGAATGCCGACGACGGGGAGGCTCTGGCGCTTGCTTTCGGCCGCAACGTCTACGGCGGTGAGGCACCGGCCGGCCCCCTGGCGCGTTATGCCTTCGCAGCCGATCGGGGGCTCAAGGCAATGGATCTGGACACCCTTCTGGAGACCGGCCCCACTTTTCCTGAACCTGAGACCTTTGCTTAA
- a CDS encoding outer membrane protein assembly factor BamE has protein sequence MRRYHTLLVRLATATVLASSLAACTMGEEFQRGYVVDERALAQVKKGMSADQVLQTLGTPSTVSTVGNRNWYYISQKSRRTLQFMGEQVVDQQVTAVYFDKGLRVERVALYGLQDGKVFDFISRTTPAGGEEASFLGQIFKGMTTFNPFS, from the coding sequence ATGCGTCGATATCATACCCTTTTGGTGCGTTTGGCTACTGCAACCGTTCTCGCCTCTTCCTTGGCCGCCTGCACGATGGGCGAGGAATTCCAGCGCGGCTATGTCGTGGATGAGCGTGCGCTTGCACAGGTGAAGAAGGGAATGAGCGCCGATCAGGTTCTTCAGACCCTCGGAACTCCCTCCACGGTCTCCACCGTCGGCAACCGCAACTGGTATTATATCAGCCAAAAGTCCCGCAGGACGCTTCAGTTCATGGGCGAGCAGGTCGTGGACCAGCAGGTGACCGCTGTCTATTTCGACAAGGGCCTGAGGGTCGAGCGCGTCGCCCTCTACGGCCTCCAGGACGGCAAGGTCTTCGACTTCATCAGCCGCACCACCCCGGCCGGCGGCGAAGAGGCGAGCTTCCTCGGCCAGATCTTCAAGGGCATGACCACCTTCAACCCGTTCAGCTGA
- a CDS encoding sodium-translocating pyrophosphatase translates to MMALTLIIVGGVLSIVYGFWAIGDVMKRDAGSQRMQEIAGAIAEGAKAYLRRQYATIAIVGVVLFAVIAYFLGIRVAIGFAIGAILSGAAGFIGMNVSVRANVRTAQAATQSLGGGLDVAFKAGAVTGMLVAGLALLGVALYYGYLTRVSGLNPSDRVVIDSLVALGFGASLISIFARLGGGIFTKGADVGGDLVGKVEAGIPEDDPRNPATIADNVGDNVGDCAGMAADLFETYAVTVVATMVLAAIFFAGQATLDTMLMYPLAIGAACIVTSIIGTFFVKLGQNESIMGALYKGLIATGILSAAAIALVTWQMIGFGPIAGSEFTGQALFWCAVIGLAVTALIVVITEYYTGVGFRPVRSIAQSSVTGHGTNVIQGLAVSLEATALPTIVIIAGIIVAFKLAGLFGIAIAVTAMLALAGMIVALDAFGPVTDNAGGIAEMAGLPKEVRKSTDALDAVGNTTKAVTKGYAIGSAGLGALVLFAAYTSDLNYFTQNAAQYPYFQGVAPNFSLTNPYVVVGLLFGGLIPFLFGGIAMTAVGRAAGSVVEEVRRQFRERPGIMAGTDRPDYGRAVDMLTRAAIKEMIVPSLLPVLAPIVTYFVVYWVAGKSEAFSAVGAMLLGVIVTGLFVAISMTSGGGAWDNAKKSFEDGFTDASGATHHKGSEAHKASVTGDTVGDPYKDTAGPAVNPAIKITNIIALLLLAILAHS, encoded by the coding sequence ATGATGGCACTCACCCTAATTATCGTGGGCGGCGTTCTCTCGATCGTCTATGGCTTCTGGGCCATTGGCGACGTGATGAAGCGGGACGCCGGTTCTCAGCGCATGCAGGAAATCGCCGGTGCGATCGCCGAGGGCGCGAAAGCGTATCTCCGCAGGCAATATGCCACGATCGCCATCGTGGGCGTCGTCTTGTTCGCCGTCATCGCCTACTTCCTCGGCATCCGGGTCGCGATCGGCTTCGCCATCGGCGCCATCCTCTCCGGCGCCGCCGGCTTTATCGGCATGAACGTGTCGGTCCGGGCCAATGTCCGCACCGCCCAGGCCGCCACACAGTCGCTCGGCGGCGGTCTCGACGTCGCCTTCAAGGCGGGCGCCGTCACCGGAATGCTGGTTGCGGGTCTCGCGCTTCTCGGCGTTGCGCTCTACTACGGCTATCTCACCCGGGTTTCCGGCCTGAACCCGTCCGACCGCGTGGTCATCGACAGCCTCGTGGCCCTGGGCTTCGGAGCCTCCCTGATCTCGATCTTCGCCCGTCTCGGCGGCGGTATCTTCACCAAGGGTGCCGACGTGGGCGGCGACCTCGTCGGCAAGGTCGAGGCCGGCATTCCCGAAGACGACCCGCGCAATCCGGCCACCATCGCCGACAACGTGGGCGACAATGTCGGCGACTGCGCCGGCATGGCGGCGGACCTGTTCGAGACCTATGCGGTGACCGTGGTCGCCACCATGGTGCTCGCGGCGATCTTCTTCGCCGGTCAGGCAACCCTCGACACCATGCTGATGTACCCGCTCGCCATCGGGGCGGCCTGTATCGTGACCTCGATCATCGGCACCTTCTTCGTAAAGCTCGGTCAGAACGAGTCCATCATGGGCGCGCTCTACAAGGGCCTCATCGCAACCGGCATCCTCTCGGCGGCGGCGATCGCTCTCGTCACGTGGCAGATGATTGGTTTCGGGCCGATTGCCGGCTCCGAGTTCACCGGTCAGGCGCTCTTCTGGTGCGCCGTCATCGGTCTGGCCGTCACGGCGCTGATCGTGGTCATCACTGAGTACTATACCGGCGTTGGCTTCCGTCCCGTCCGGTCGATCGCGCAATCCTCCGTAACGGGTCACGGCACCAACGTGATCCAGGGCCTTGCGGTCTCGCTGGAAGCCACGGCGCTGCCGACGATCGTGATCATCGCTGGCATCATCGTGGCCTTCAAGCTCGCGGGCCTGTTCGGGATCGCGATTGCCGTGACGGCCATGCTGGCTCTCGCCGGCATGATCGTGGCGCTCGACGCCTTCGGCCCGGTGACCGACAATGCCGGCGGCATCGCCGAGATGGCCGGTCTGCCGAAAGAGGTCCGCAAGTCGACGGATGCCCTTGACGCGGTCGGCAATACCACCAAGGCGGTGACGAAGGGTTATGCCATCGGCTCCGCGGGCCTCGGTGCGCTGGTGCTGTTCGCCGCCTACACGTCCGACTTGAACTACTTCACGCAGAACGCTGCGCAATATCCCTACTTCCAGGGGGTGGCGCCGAACTTCTCGCTGACCAATCCCTATGTGGTGGTCGGCCTTTTGTTCGGTGGTCTCATCCCGTTCCTGTTCGGCGGCATCGCCATGACGGCGGTTGGCCGAGCAGCGGGATCCGTCGTGGAGGAAGTGCGCCGGCAGTTCCGCGAGAGGCCCGGCATCATGGCCGGAACGGACCGTCCCGATTACGGCCGCGCCGTCGATATGCTCACTCGCGCGGCGATCAAGGAAATGATCGTGCCCTCGCTCCTGCCGGTGCTGGCGCCCATCGTCACGTACTTCGTCGTCTACTGGGTGGCGGGCAAATCCGAGGCTTTCTCGGCCGTGGGCGCCATGCTGCTCGGCGTGATCGTGACCGGACTTTTCGTGGCCATCTCCATGACCTCAGGCGGCGGCGCATGGGACAATGCCAAGAAATCCTTCGAGGACGGGTTCACGGATGCATCCGGCGCGACCCATCACAAGGGCTCGGAAGCCCACAAGGCCTCCGTCACCGGCGATACCGTCGGCGACCCTTACAAGGACACGGCCGGCCCTGCCGTGAACCCGGCGATCAAGATCACGAACATCATCGCCCTGCTGCTCCTTGCAATCCTCGCGCATTCGTAG
- a CDS encoding MFS transporter, whose amino-acid sequence MSAPTSISDTSFHPASSDSIAKRNAVVLAVAMALGGSSPAIVVSLGGLVGQSLASNKELATLPISLLNLGLALGTVPAAMLMRKAGRRIGYMVGAGIGLAGGCLAAFGIAAFSFPLFCLGTLIIGSYGSFNQSYRFAATDTASEAFKPKAISWVMTGGLVAGVVGPQTVIWTRDAVDAAPFAGAFLGQATLAMLSMIAVSFLRPAPLGIASSKAGGRPLIQIVRQPRFIVAAVTGLVSYSLMTFMMTAAPLAMIGCGHPVSAAALGIQWHILAMFGPSFFTGRLIARFGKGAVTAAGLVLIALAALVGLSGIGIAHFWTALVLLGLGWNLGFIGATALVTECYRPEERAKVQAANDFLIFGSVAVASFSSGKLLSAGGWESVTWLVFPPVVVALLLLAWQQKTKMIAPA is encoded by the coding sequence ATGTCGGCTCCTACCAGCATTTCTGATACCTCCTTCCACCCGGCTTCCAGCGACTCCATTGCCAAGCGCAACGCCGTCGTCCTCGCCGTCGCGATGGCCCTCGGCGGATCGAGCCCGGCCATCGTCGTGTCCCTCGGCGGCCTCGTGGGGCAGTCGCTCGCCTCGAACAAGGAGCTGGCGACGCTTCCCATCAGCCTGCTGAACCTGGGCCTCGCCCTCGGTACCGTCCCGGCCGCCATGCTGATGCGCAAGGCTGGACGGCGCATCGGCTACATGGTCGGCGCCGGCATCGGGCTTGCCGGCGGCTGCCTGGCCGCCTTCGGCATCGCGGCCTTCAGCTTCCCCCTGTTCTGCCTCGGCACCCTGATCATCGGCAGCTACGGCTCCTTCAACCAGAGCTATCGCTTTGCCGCGACGGATACGGCCTCCGAGGCTTTCAAGCCGAAGGCGATTTCCTGGGTCATGACGGGAGGTCTCGTGGCCGGCGTCGTCGGGCCGCAAACCGTGATCTGGACGAGGGATGCGGTCGACGCGGCGCCCTTCGCGGGCGCGTTCCTGGGGCAGGCCACCCTGGCGATGCTCTCGATGATCGCCGTATCGTTCCTGCGCCCGGCCCCGCTCGGGATCGCTTCTTCGAAAGCGGGCGGAAGGCCGCTGATCCAGATCGTGCGCCAGCCCCGCTTCATCGTCGCCGCCGTGACCGGTCTCGTCTCCTATAGCCTCATGACCTTCATGATGACCGCGGCTCCCCTGGCGATGATCGGCTGCGGTCACCCGGTCAGCGCGGCGGCACTCGGCATCCAATGGCATATCCTGGCGATGTTCGGGCCGAGCTTCTTCACCGGCCGGCTGATCGCCCGGTTCGGCAAGGGGGCAGTGACGGCCGCGGGCCTCGTGCTGATCGCCCTTGCCGCCCTCGTGGGCCTGTCCGGCATCGGGATCGCCCATTTCTGGACGGCTCTGGTTCTGCTCGGGCTCGGCTGGAATCTGGGCTTCATCGGCGCGACCGCCCTGGTGACCGAGTGCTACCGCCCCGAGGAGCGTGCCAAGGTCCAGGCAGCCAACGATTTCCTGATCTTCGGCTCGGTCGCCGTGGCGTCCTTCTCGTCAGGCAAGCTCCTGAGCGCAGGCGGCTGGGAAAGCGTGACCTGGCTGGTCTTCCCACCGGTCGTCGTCGCGCTACTTCTTCTAGCTTGGCAGCAGAAGACGAAGATGATCGCACCCGCTTAA
- the thiL gene encoding thiamine-phosphate kinase encodes MSSTERPGEDSLIARFFAPIAGTGGLGLTDDAACLTPKPGHDLVLTADALVERVHFLPEDAPGSIARKALGVNVSDLAAKGADPAGFLLSLALPGTWTEEWLTAFAAGLGEASRDFACPLLGGDTVKTTGPLTLSVTAVGEVPAGRMVRRTSARVGDLICVTGTIGDAALGLKLRSDPAWAGSLSPDEKAHLADRYLHPRPRHRLAAALRDHASAAMDVSDGLAGDLAKMMRVSGASALIEADRVPLSGAAARAIQASPDLLDLALTGGDDYEILCTVSEMNLDTFRKEADRVGIALSVIGRVVPGRDLPVFRMNGLERRYDVGSYQHF; translated from the coding sequence ATGAGTTCGACGGAACGCCCGGGCGAGGACAGCCTCATCGCCCGTTTCTTCGCCCCCATCGCCGGTACGGGCGGCCTCGGCCTCACGGATGATGCGGCCTGTCTGACGCCCAAACCGGGACACGATCTCGTCCTCACCGCGGATGCCTTGGTCGAGCGTGTCCATTTCCTGCCTGAGGATGCTCCCGGCTCCATCGCCCGCAAGGCTCTGGGCGTGAACGTCTCGGATCTCGCCGCCAAGGGTGCCGACCCGGCCGGGTTCCTGCTGAGCCTCGCGTTGCCGGGAACCTGGACCGAGGAATGGCTCACCGCCTTTGCCGCAGGCCTTGGGGAGGCATCGCGCGATTTCGCCTGCCCGCTCCTCGGAGGCGACACCGTGAAGACCACGGGGCCCCTGACCCTGTCGGTCACGGCCGTCGGCGAAGTTCCGGCCGGCCGCATGGTCCGGCGCACGAGCGCCCGGGTCGGCGACCTGATCTGCGTCACGGGCACCATCGGCGACGCCGCCCTGGGCTTGAAGCTCCGCTCCGACCCGGCCTGGGCCGGGAGTCTTTCTCCGGATGAGAAGGCCCATCTCGCCGATCGCTATCTCCACCCCCGGCCCCGCCATCGTCTGGCTGCCGCCCTGCGCGACCATGCCAGCGCCGCCATGGACGTCTCCGATGGCCTCGCAGGCGACCTCGCCAAGATGATGCGGGTCAGCGGAGCCAGCGCTCTCATCGAGGCTGACCGGGTGCCGCTCTCCGGGGCGGCCGCAAGGGCAATCCAGGCTTCGCCGGATCTGCTCGACCTCGCCCTGACCGGGGGAGACGATTACGAAATTCTCTGTACCGTGTCGGAAATGAATCTCGACACTTTCCGGAAAGAGGCCGATAGGGTCGGGATCGCCCTCTCCGTGATCGGCCGAGTCGTCCCCGGACGTGACTTGCCCGTCTTTCGGATGAACGGTCTCGAAAGACGCTACGATGTCGGCTCCTACCAGCATTTCTGA